The stretch of DNA AATGGTTTTTCTGGCCAGAGCCAACAACTCATCTCTGTCACCAAAGGTCATTACGTTGGTGGGGCATACCCCTACGCAGGCCGGAGCCTCTCCTTTTTCAATGCGGCCAAAGCACATTTGACACTTTGTTACCAATGGGAAAGTCTGATCCCATTGAAACTTTGGAACATTAAAGGGACATGCTAACATGCAATAACGACAACCTACGCAAAGATGTGGATAGTATATGGTGGCGCCGCTTTCGGTGCGCTGAAATGCCCTTGAGAAACAAGCAGATTCGCATGCCGGTTGTTGACAGTGCAGACACTGGTTCTTTACAAAGCGGAATACCGGTTGTCCGTCTTTTTCCACCGCATGAAATCTAACAGCTGTCCAGTTTTTATCGGATAACTTTGCATCGGGTCCCTGATCGGGAAACTTATCATCAAACTTTAAATCATTCCACATTTTACAGGCTAAGGAACAGCTACCACAGCCAACGCATTTACTCAAGTCAATTAATACACCCTTACCCGG from Desulfofalx alkaliphila DSM 12257 encodes:
- a CDS encoding 4Fe-4S dicluster domain-containing protein → MAYNKFDTPGKGVLIDLSKCVGCGSCSLACKMWNDLKFDDKFPDQGPDAKLSDKNWTAVRFHAVEKDGQPVFRFVKNQCLHCQQPACESACFSRAFQRTESGATIYYPHLCVGCRYCMLACPFNVPKFQWDQTFPLVTKCQMCFGRIEKGEAPACVGVCPTNVMTFGDRDELLALARKTIESDDKYVKHIYGEHEAGGTNWLYISDVPFEQLGFRTDVTTRPIPEYSHEFLKYTPPVIVAWGGLLSGMYIYTKRRNKIAKEEKKDMSV